The Solibacillus sp. FSL W7-1464 genome contains a region encoding:
- the radA gene encoding DNA repair protein RadA, which translates to MAKKKSKFMCSSCGYEAAKWMGRCPGCGEWNTMNEEVEVITKGPRGAFQHSTTATKATPIIQVEVQEETRIATEMNEFNRVLGGGIVPGSLVLIGGDPGIGKSTLLLQVSALLSNQGKRVLYISGEESVRQTKLRAERLGVHTPELYIYSETNLEFLNQTIDEVQPKFVIVDSIQTVHHPEVTSAPGSVSQVRECTAELMRIAKTKNIAIFLVGHVTKEGQIAGPRILEHMVDTVLYFEGERHHNHRILRSQKNRFGSTNEIAIFEMLQGGLKEVLNPSELFLQERSQGAPGSTIVASMEGTRPILVEIQSLVTPTSFNYPKRMATGVDQNRVQLLMAVLEKRMGMMLQAQDAYIKVAGGVKLDEPAIDLAVLTSIVSSFKDQTVRPTDCFIGEVGLTGEVRRVSRIEQRVQEAAKLGFKRAFIPASNIGGWEFPPDIQIVGVETISDALRESFQNL; encoded by the coding sequence ATGGCAAAAAAGAAGTCTAAATTTATGTGCAGCAGCTGTGGCTATGAAGCGGCAAAATGGATGGGGCGCTGTCCTGGCTGTGGTGAATGGAATACGATGAATGAAGAAGTGGAGGTCATCACTAAAGGGCCGCGTGGTGCGTTCCAGCATTCTACAACTGCGACAAAGGCAACACCTATTATCCAGGTGGAAGTACAGGAAGAAACGCGTATTGCTACAGAAATGAATGAGTTTAACCGTGTACTTGGAGGGGGTATTGTACCTGGTTCACTAGTGCTGATAGGCGGTGATCCGGGTATCGGGAAGTCAACATTACTACTGCAAGTATCCGCGCTGCTTTCCAATCAGGGAAAACGTGTTTTATATATTTCCGGTGAGGAATCTGTACGTCAGACGAAGCTGCGTGCAGAGCGTTTAGGTGTACATACGCCGGAACTTTATATTTACTCGGAAACGAATCTGGAGTTTTTAAATCAAACAATCGATGAGGTACAGCCGAAATTTGTTATTGTCGATTCGATTCAAACGGTACACCATCCGGAAGTGACAAGCGCACCAGGCAGCGTGTCGCAAGTACGTGAATGTACAGCAGAACTGATGCGTATTGCAAAAACGAAAAATATCGCTATTTTCCTTGTAGGCCACGTGACAAAAGAAGGGCAGATTGCCGGTCCGCGTATTTTGGAACATATGGTAGATACGGTGCTTTACTTTGAAGGGGAACGCCACCATAACCACCGGATTTTACGCAGTCAGAAAAACCGTTTTGGTTCTACAAATGAAATTGCGATTTTTGAGATGCTCCAAGGAGGATTAAAGGAAGTATTGAATCCATCCGAGCTGTTTTTACAGGAGCGTTCCCAAGGTGCCCCCGGTTCAACGATCGTTGCATCGATGGAAGGGACTCGTCCAATCTTGGTGGAAATTCAGTCGCTTGTTACGCCAACGAGTTTCAATTATCCGAAGCGTATGGCAACGGGGGTCGATCAAAATCGTGTCCAGCTATTAATGGCCGTACTGGAAAAACGTATGGGTATGATGCTTCAGGCACAGGACGCCTATATTAAAGTTGCCGGCGGCGTGAAGCTGGATGAGCCGGCGATTGATTTAGCTGTATTAACAAGTATCGTTTCAAGCTTTAAAGATCAGACAGTACGTCCGACAGACTGCTTTATCGGGGAAGTAGGATTAACTGGTGAAGTACGCCGTGTTTCAAGAATTGAACAGCGTGTACAGGAAGCGGCAAAGCTAGGATTTAAACGTGCCTTTATTCCAGCCTCCAATATTGGGGGCTGGGAATTCCCGCCGGACATTCAAATCGTTGGCGTCGAAACAATCAGTGATGCACTCCGTGAATCTTTCCAGAATTTATAG
- a CDS encoding DUF4003 family protein has protein sequence MDQTTFIQLLKNNNERMELFFGADIQSNALIPLAVQFTFSRETFNGPLFEKNVKGIHSQKSKQSFFEFFSTPSNKSVLTYKMLGHFVLHPQPEQELHRVRSNEKALLSAGFKSSGYLRIAALFLTDEAHAKKAKILHDEMKKHHYFLTGKDDIPYAVLLTKKQSNPVNLAETMRKYYDALHSEGFKNGDALQAMTQLLSLYDEEFQPVLTEYVVAMRQSFINSGVKVERRFYPYLALLAVAGATSEVVDEIVEMERMLVKLSMFMGMQAYALMVAVQFVLENLIENDTLSDFNDSLLFMQALTMSDYIGDLPFLLAIDILDIIF, from the coding sequence ATGGATCAAACAACCTTTATACAATTACTAAAAAATAATAACGAGCGGATGGAGCTGTTTTTCGGAGCAGATATTCAAAGCAATGCCCTGATACCGTTAGCTGTACAATTTACATTTTCACGTGAAACATTCAATGGTCCTTTATTCGAGAAAAATGTAAAAGGTATACATAGTCAAAAGTCGAAGCAATCATTTTTCGAGTTTTTCTCTACACCATCAAATAAATCAGTTTTAACGTATAAAATGTTAGGACATTTCGTTTTGCATCCGCAGCCTGAACAGGAGCTTCATCGAGTAAGGTCCAATGAAAAGGCATTATTGAGTGCAGGGTTTAAAAGCAGCGGATATTTACGCATTGCAGCCCTTTTTTTAACGGACGAAGCACATGCAAAAAAAGCGAAAATTTTACATGATGAGATGAAAAAGCATCATTACTTCCTGACAGGAAAAGATGATATCCCCTACGCGGTTTTATTGACAAAGAAGCAAAGTAATCCAGTTAATCTTGCCGAAACAATGCGGAAATACTATGATGCACTGCACAGCGAAGGATTTAAAAACGGTGATGCCCTGCAGGCAATGACTCAGCTATTGTCATTATATGATGAAGAATTTCAGCCTGTATTGACTGAATATGTAGTTGCGATGAGGCAGTCATTTATAAATAGTGGTGTGAAAGTGGAGAGAAGATTTTATCCGTATTTAGCGTTGCTTGCTGTAGCAGGCGCTACATCAGAAGTTGTCGATGAAATTGTAGAAATGGAAAGGATGCTCGTCAAACTTTCGATGTTTATGGGGATGCAAGCGTATGCTTTAATGGTCGCTGTACAATTTGTGCTGGAAAATTTGATTGAAAATGATACATTATCTGATTTCAACGATAGTTTATTATTTATGCAGGCTCTTACAATGAGCGATTATATAGGAGATTTACCATTTCTATTGGCAATTGATATTCTCGATATAATTTTTTAA
- a CDS encoding CtsR family transcriptional regulator: protein MRNISDIIEGYLKEVIELEGQGHIEIKRNELAKQFACAPSQINYVINTRFTTEHGYYVESKRGGGGYIRILRVTIHSKKNLLDEMETQIGNAIAQTNAERIIFRLLDEDIITEREASIMKAALDRVTLQVALPLRDQLRARIMHAMLQTISFEK, encoded by the coding sequence ATGAGGAATATATCTGACATAATTGAAGGGTATTTGAAGGAAGTTATTGAATTAGAGGGACAGGGACATATTGAAATAAAGCGAAATGAATTGGCAAAGCAATTTGCCTGTGCCCCTTCCCAAATCAATTACGTTATCAATACGCGTTTCACGACCGAGCATGGCTATTATGTAGAGAGTAAGCGGGGTGGTGGCGGTTATATTCGGATTTTGCGTGTAACAATCCACTCGAAGAAAAATTTGCTTGACGAAATGGAAACACAAATAGGTAACGCCATTGCCCAAACTAATGCTGAGCGTATTATTTTCCGTTTATTGGATGAGGATATCATTACAGAACGTGAAGCAAGCATTATGAAGGCCGCTTTAGATCGTGTCACATTACAGGTAGCTTTGCCGTTGCGTGATCAGCTGAGAGCACGCATTATGCATGCAATGCTACAAACGATTTCTTTTGAAAAGTAG
- a CDS encoding ATP-dependent Clp protease ATP-binding subunit, with the protein MMFNRFTQRAQKVLQLAQEEAIRLKHKEIGTEHILLGLIREGGGIAAKALEAINISPQMIETGIEELVGKGTEDVGPIVHYTPRAKKVIELSLDESRKLGHAYVGTEHILLALIREGEGVAARVLANTGVSINKARQQVLLLLGNNDSNSSGNSSMTQTVNTPTLDSLARDLTAVAREGSLDPVIGRSKEITRVVEVLSRRTKNNPVLIGEPGVGKTAIAEGLAQQIINNEVPETLRDKRVMTLDMGTVVAGTKYRGEFEDRLKKVMDEIRQAGNIILFIDELHTLIGAGGAEGAIDASNILKPSLARGELQCIGATTLDEYRKYIEKDAALERRFQPIQVDEPSVEETIQIINGLRDRYEAHHRVKISDEAVEAAAKLSDRYISDRFLPDKAIDLIDEAGSKVRLRSYTVPPNLKELEDKLEGIKSEKNAAVSGQEFEKAAALRDTEQKLKQELEQLKKEWKEKQGKEESTVYVDDIAQVVAMWTGIPVSKIAQAESAKLLNLEEELHKRVVGQGEAVEAISRAIRRARAGLKDPKRPIGSFIFLGPTGVGKTELARALAEVMFGDEDAMIRVDMSEYMEKHSTSRLVGSPPGYVGFEDGGQLTEKVRRKPYSVVLLDEIEKAHPDVFNILLQVLEDGRLTDSKGRVVDFRNTVVIMTSNVGADALKYRKHVGFSAGVNASKEKDMKSTMLEELKKAFRPEFLNRIDEMIVFHSLEKDHLKEIVSLMANSLTKRLKEQDIELQLTDAALVKISEEGYDPQYGARPLRRALQKHVEDRLSEELLKGTLDKTQTVVLDYADDEFVVRTQEKVATN; encoded by the coding sequence ATGATGTTTAATCGATTCACACAACGTGCTCAGAAGGTATTACAACTTGCTCAAGAAGAGGCCATTCGTCTTAAGCATAAAGAAATTGGAACAGAACATATTTTACTTGGCTTAATTCGTGAAGGGGGCGGAATTGCCGCTAAAGCTTTGGAAGCAATTAATATTAGCCCTCAAATGATCGAGACTGGCATTGAGGAACTCGTTGGAAAAGGCACAGAAGATGTAGGACCTATCGTACATTACACACCGCGTGCTAAAAAGGTAATCGAACTTTCATTGGATGAATCGAGGAAATTAGGGCATGCCTATGTCGGAACAGAGCATATTTTATTAGCTTTAATTCGTGAAGGTGAAGGGGTTGCTGCCCGCGTATTGGCGAATACAGGTGTAAGCATCAATAAAGCACGCCAACAAGTTTTACTGTTATTAGGCAACAATGACTCAAACAGCAGCGGTAATTCAAGCATGACGCAAACAGTCAATACACCAACGCTTGATAGTTTAGCCCGAGATTTAACAGCGGTAGCCCGAGAAGGTTCACTTGACCCGGTTATCGGCCGCTCAAAAGAAATTACACGTGTTGTGGAAGTATTGTCACGCCGGACAAAAAATAACCCGGTACTAATCGGGGAACCAGGTGTCGGTAAAACGGCTATTGCAGAAGGTTTGGCTCAGCAAATCATCAATAATGAAGTACCGGAAACACTGCGCGATAAACGTGTAATGACACTTGATATGGGTACAGTTGTTGCAGGCACGAAATATCGTGGGGAATTTGAAGACCGTCTGAAAAAAGTGATGGATGAAATTCGCCAGGCCGGCAATATTATTTTATTCATCGATGAGCTTCATACATTAATCGGTGCAGGTGGTGCGGAAGGTGCAATTGATGCTTCGAATATCTTGAAACCATCATTGGCACGTGGCGAACTGCAATGTATCGGTGCGACAACATTGGATGAGTACCGCAAATATATCGAAAAAGACGCGGCATTAGAACGTCGTTTCCAACCGATTCAAGTTGATGAACCATCTGTTGAAGAAACAATCCAAATTATTAATGGTTTACGTGATCGCTATGAAGCACACCACCGTGTGAAAATTTCGGATGAAGCGGTAGAAGCGGCAGCCAAATTATCTGATCGCTACATTTCAGATCGCTTCTTACCCGATAAGGCAATTGACTTAATTGATGAGGCTGGTTCAAAAGTGCGCTTACGCTCTTATACTGTTCCACCTAATTTAAAAGAGTTGGAAGATAAATTGGAAGGCATCAAGTCTGAAAAGAATGCCGCTGTTTCTGGACAGGAATTTGAAAAAGCTGCTGCATTGCGCGATACAGAGCAGAAGCTGAAACAAGAGCTTGAACAACTGAAAAAAGAGTGGAAAGAAAAACAAGGTAAAGAAGAGTCTACAGTATATGTAGATGATATCGCGCAAGTGGTAGCGATGTGGACGGGAATTCCTGTTTCGAAAATTGCACAGGCCGAATCTGCGAAGTTATTAAACCTTGAAGAAGAACTACACAAACGTGTAGTTGGTCAGGGTGAAGCGGTAGAGGCAATCTCACGTGCTATCCGTCGTGCCCGTGCAGGCTTAAAAGATCCGAAACGACCAATCGGTTCATTTATCTTCCTTGGACCTACAGGTGTAGGTAAAACGGAACTGGCACGAGCACTTGCTGAAGTAATGTTCGGTGATGAAGATGCAATGATCCGTGTAGATATGTCCGAGTATATGGAAAAACATTCGACTTCTCGTTTAGTCGGTTCACCTCCAGGTTATGTTGGATTTGAAGATGGGGGCCAATTAACAGAGAAAGTCCGTCGTAAACCATATTCGGTTGTACTGTTGGATGAAATCGAAAAAGCGCATCCGGATGTATTCAACATCTTATTACAAGTGTTGGAAGACGGCCGCTTAACAGATTCAAAAGGCCGTGTGGTCGATTTCCGCAATACAGTAGTCATTATGACATCGAATGTCGGGGCAGATGCCTTGAAATACCGCAAACATGTAGGATTCAGTGCTGGTGTAAATGCATCGAAAGAGAAAGACATGAAGAGCACAATGCTGGAAGAACTGAAAAAGGCGTTCCGCCCAGAGTTCTTAAACCGTATTGATGAAATGATCGTGTTCCATTCATTGGAAAAGGATCACTTAAAAGAAATCGTATCATTAATGGCGAACTCTTTAACGAAGCGTCTAAAAGAGCAGGATATCGAACTGCAGCTTACCGATGCGGCGCTTGTGAAAATTTCGGAAGAAGGCTATGATCCGCAATATGGTGCGCGTCCACTACGCCGTGCATTACAAAAACATGTGGAAGACCGCTTATCCGAAGAGCTGTTAAAAGGTACATTGGATAAGACGCAAACAGTTGTACTTGACTATGCAGATGATGAGTTTGTCGTACGTACACAAGAAAAAGTAGCAACGAATTAA
- a CDS encoding acyl-CoA thioesterase: MKNTLPMSFSKSIQTRLVLPPDTNHHQSIFGGKVLAYIDEIAAIAAMKHCQGEVVTASFDSVDFVSSAYAGDMIELEAVVSGTGRTSMEVYVRVVSRNIKTGAKKLTTESFVTMVAIDENGKPKEVPGVEPETDFERHLFETGPIRQEHRKQKRALSKKRRA; encoded by the coding sequence ATGAAAAATACTCTGCCGATGAGCTTTTCAAAATCTATCCAAACACGATTAGTACTACCTCCTGATACAAATCACCATCAATCGATATTCGGAGGAAAAGTGTTAGCATATATTGATGAAATTGCGGCGATTGCTGCAATGAAACATTGCCAAGGTGAAGTCGTTACTGCTTCTTTTGACTCAGTGGATTTCGTATCCTCTGCCTATGCAGGTGACATGATCGAGTTGGAAGCTGTTGTATCTGGGACAGGTCGTACTTCGATGGAAGTATATGTACGGGTTGTATCAAGAAATATTAAGACAGGTGCAAAGAAACTAACGACGGAATCTTTCGTAACGATGGTTGCAATTGATGAAAACGGCAAGCCGAAAGAAGTACCGGGTGTAGAGCCGGAGACCGATTTTGAGCGGCATTTATTTGAAACAGGCCCGATTCGTCAGGAACACCGAAAACAAAAGCGAGCATTATCAAAAAAACGCCGTGCATAA
- a CDS encoding protein arginine kinase — translation MNIEHFLTNASPSWMQHESDSDIVISTRIRLARNIANTRFPISFTEQEAQLIEEKMMQSLLSSYDNPYQFSYFQIKDMPVLQRQILVEKHLISPNLARRKKIGSFFLTKDESISILVNEEDHIRIQSLTQGMNLKEAFDKARNIDRYLSKSITYAYEDRYGYLTSCPTNVGTGLRASVMLHLPALTMMKQMNPLIQMMTRLGMVVRGIYGEGSENLGNIYQISNQITLGKSEETILQELQEVVEQVIKKEELARKNLLMRAPSVLEDRLSRSLGTLKYAKILTSEEAASCLSNVRLGVSLGLLEAISQRKLNECMLIMQPGLIQQYIGTTLQPAERDMYRAKLLQEKLNEQDEATNNGEKGEDFL, via the coding sequence ATGAACATCGAGCATTTTTTAACGAATGCCAGTCCCAGCTGGATGCAGCACGAAAGCGATTCAGATATCGTCATTAGCACACGCATTCGGCTTGCTCGTAATATTGCCAATACTCGATTTCCGATTAGTTTTACAGAACAGGAAGCACAACTGATCGAAGAAAAAATGATGCAGTCATTATTGTCTTCGTATGATAATCCGTATCAGTTTTCCTATTTCCAAATAAAAGATATGCCGGTTTTACAACGCCAAATTTTAGTGGAGAAGCATTTGATCAGCCCAAATTTGGCCCGAAGAAAAAAAATTGGATCATTTTTTTTAACAAAAGATGAATCCATTAGCATATTAGTAAATGAAGAGGATCATATTCGCATACAAAGTCTTACGCAAGGGATGAATCTAAAAGAGGCTTTTGATAAGGCTCGTAATATTGACCGCTACTTAAGTAAGTCAATTACGTATGCATATGAAGACCGCTATGGTTATTTGACAAGTTGCCCAACAAATGTCGGAACAGGGCTTCGAGCATCTGTCATGCTACATTTACCAGCACTCACAATGATGAAACAGATGAACCCGTTAATTCAGATGATGACAAGGTTAGGAATGGTTGTGAGGGGTATATATGGAGAAGGCAGTGAAAATTTAGGGAATATTTATCAAATATCGAACCAGATCACATTAGGTAAGTCAGAAGAAACAATTTTACAGGAGCTTCAGGAAGTTGTGGAGCAGGTAATCAAAAAGGAAGAGCTTGCACGCAAAAATTTATTGATGCGCGCCCCCTCAGTGTTGGAAGATCGCTTAAGCCGTTCACTTGGTACTTTAAAGTACGCAAAAATTTTAACGAGTGAAGAAGCAGCAAGCTGTTTATCAAATGTGCGTCTTGGGGTAAGTTTAGGATTATTAGAAGCAATTTCACAGCGTAAACTAAATGAGTGCATGCTTATTATGCAACCTGGACTCATTCAGCAATATATTGGTACTACGTTACAACCGGCAGAGCGCGACATGTATCGTGCGAAGCTGTTGCAAGAAAAGTTAAACGAGCAAGATGAAGCTACAAACAATGGGGAAAAAGGAGAGGATTTTCTATGA
- a CDS encoding globin-coupled sensor protein: MGILFSRATKVSNKPYFDIANYAQQVNLDVSNYPTLHKQLQLLKLTKEDLAVIKQLEPFAQQLVPVMVEQFYSAISLSPELVDIIGSSARMERLKGTLTKHIGAMFNCNIDSRYIEDRQTIAQVHVKIGLQSKWYIASFQSLTTTFIDFISELEMSNKEMAKAINAFSKLINFEQQLVIEAYEKEEQRIRTESSEMKSRIVERIQHTAQELTQISDQTNVSLEEIAAQSEEIASNTTQGLNLVAETENKSTTGTTYLINQTAIMTNILDRVDTLESSMVKLRQSSKKIAEIVGLVTGIADQTNLLALNASIEAARAGEHGKGFAVVADEVRKLAEETKNAVQNVSHLIKETELSISQMSDSVSSVDEQVKMSVDTQKSLADSFTSITEAVHGIKKQYENTNEDIHAISSVITGLTHTTNNVLTSSDSLLHIVQELHD; encoded by the coding sequence ATGGGTATTCTGTTTTCAAGAGCAACAAAAGTTTCAAACAAGCCTTATTTTGATATAGCTAATTATGCACAGCAAGTAAATCTGGATGTTTCGAACTATCCTACCTTACATAAACAACTTCAACTGCTAAAATTAACGAAAGAGGATTTGGCAGTAATTAAGCAGCTTGAACCTTTTGCACAACAACTTGTTCCGGTAATGGTAGAACAGTTTTACAGTGCGATTAGTTTAAGTCCTGAGCTTGTAGACATTATAGGAAGCTCAGCTCGAATGGAGCGCCTTAAAGGCACATTAACAAAGCATATAGGAGCAATGTTCAATTGCAATATCGATTCACGTTATATTGAAGATCGTCAAACAATTGCACAAGTGCATGTAAAAATCGGTCTGCAATCAAAGTGGTATATTGCTTCATTCCAGTCGCTAACGACAACTTTCATCGACTTTATAAGTGAACTCGAAATGTCGAATAAAGAAATGGCTAAAGCAATTAATGCTTTCTCAAAACTCATTAACTTCGAGCAGCAGCTTGTAATTGAAGCATACGAAAAAGAAGAACAACGCATTCGTACTGAAAGTTCGGAAATGAAATCCAGAATTGTAGAGCGAATTCAGCACACTGCCCAAGAGTTAACGCAGATTAGTGATCAGACAAATGTATCATTAGAGGAAATTGCGGCCCAGTCGGAAGAGATTGCTTCCAATACTACTCAAGGATTAAATTTAGTAGCTGAAACAGAAAATAAATCAACGACAGGGACTACGTATTTAATTAACCAGACAGCAATCATGACAAACATTTTGGATCGTGTAGACACATTGGAGTCTTCCATGGTTAAACTGCGTCAATCGTCTAAGAAAATTGCCGAAATTGTAGGATTAGTAACAGGCATTGCTGATCAGACAAACTTGCTTGCATTAAATGCATCTATTGAAGCAGCACGTGCAGGTGAACACGGGAAAGGATTTGCAGTAGTCGCAGATGAAGTCCGAAAGCTTGCTGAAGAAACTAAAAATGCGGTACAAAACGTTTCTCATTTAATTAAAGAAACAGAACTTAGCATTTCACAAATGTCCGATTCTGTTTCAAGTGTTGATGAGCAAGTAAAAATGAGTGTCGATACGCAAAAAAGCTTGGCGGATTCCTTTACATCCATTACGGAAGCAGTGCATGGTATTAAAAAGCAATACGAAAACACGAATGAGGACATTCATGCCATTTCATCTGTTATTACCGGTTTGACACATACAACAAACAATGTGTTAACATCATCGGATTCATTGCTTCACATTGTTCAGGAACTGCATGATTAA
- a CDS encoding aldehyde dehydrogenase family protein, whose product MKKTKLWINGQWESTNDTTELTAPYTGEVLANVAKATAADVERAIEGAHQTFQSFKKTTAYERAEILYKVVTIMRERKQELAKILADEAAKPISAGIGEIDRTIATYQFAAEAAKQSTGETIPLDAAPGVKDRIGYTKRVPLGVVSAITPFNFPFNLVAHKLGPAFAVGNTVVLKPASQTPLSALVMAEIFKEAGLPDGALQIVTGSGGELSETLVTHPLVKKVTFTGSGAVGLKIKEKVGLRKITLELGSNAALIVEPSTPLEKIMKRGVGGAFGFAGQVCISLQRIYVHTSIYDAFTKLFVEETKKLAVGDPHDEKTDVSAMIHPDEVSRIKNWIEEAKQQGATVATGAEFTERTCSPTVMTNVKADMRIVCEETFAPIVSIVPYETLDEAIALVNQSELALNAGIYTNVLTDAMKAAEEIEAGAVIINDIPTFRVDNMPYGGVKMSGYGKEGIKYAVEEMTDLKFITMKLNYE is encoded by the coding sequence ATGAAAAAGACAAAATTATGGATTAATGGTCAATGGGAAAGTACCAATGATACAACTGAGTTAACAGCACCTTATACGGGAGAAGTACTTGCAAATGTAGCAAAAGCGACGGCAGCAGATGTGGAGCGTGCAATTGAAGGTGCCCATCAAACATTCCAGTCATTCAAAAAAACGACTGCTTATGAACGTGCGGAAATTTTATACAAAGTCGTGACGATCATGCGGGAACGTAAACAGGAGCTTGCAAAAATATTGGCGGATGAAGCGGCAAAACCTATTTCAGCGGGTATTGGCGAAATAGACCGTACGATTGCGACATACCAGTTCGCAGCAGAAGCGGCAAAACAAAGTACAGGCGAAACGATTCCGCTGGATGCAGCACCAGGTGTAAAAGACAGAATCGGCTATACGAAGCGAGTTCCATTAGGCGTAGTTTCTGCGATTACACCGTTTAATTTTCCATTTAACCTCGTAGCCCATAAATTAGGTCCGGCCTTTGCTGTGGGGAATACAGTTGTATTAAAGCCTGCATCCCAAACCCCGTTAAGTGCACTTGTGATGGCGGAAATCTTCAAAGAAGCAGGTTTACCGGATGGTGCATTGCAAATTGTGACGGGCAGTGGCGGTGAATTGAGCGAAACACTTGTAACACATCCGCTTGTAAAAAAAGTGACATTTACAGGTAGTGGTGCGGTTGGCCTAAAAATTAAAGAAAAAGTCGGTTTGCGGAAAATTACACTGGAACTTGGTTCAAATGCGGCACTTATTGTAGAACCTTCAACACCGCTTGAAAAAATTATGAAGCGTGGTGTAGGCGGTGCATTTGGATTTGCCGGACAAGTATGTATTTCATTGCAGCGCATTTATGTTCATACTTCGATTTATGATGCATTTACAAAATTATTTGTTGAAGAGACAAAGAAACTGGCTGTAGGGGACCCGCATGATGAAAAAACGGATGTGAGTGCCATGATTCATCCGGATGAAGTTAGCCGTATAAAAAACTGGATTGAAGAGGCGAAACAGCAAGGTGCAACGGTTGCAACAGGAGCTGAATTTACAGAGCGCACATGCTCTCCAACGGTCATGACGAATGTAAAAGCTGATATGAGAATTGTTTGTGAAGAGACGTTTGCGCCAATTGTATCGATTGTGCCGTATGAAACGCTGGACGAGGCTATTGCCCTTGTAAACCAATCAGAGCTTGCGTTAAATGCCGGGATTTACACAAATGTATTAACAGATGCGATGAAAGCTGCCGAAGAGATTGAAGCAGGCGCAGTCATCATTAATGATATTCCGACATTCCGTGTAGACAATATGCCGTATGGAGGCGTCAAAATGAGCGGATACGGTAAAGAAGGCATTAAGTATGCAGTAGAAGAAATGACCGATTTAAAATTTATTACAATGAAGTTGAATTATGAATAG
- a CDS encoding acyltransferase, with protein MKGVVIMKFHKGRLKYVLPLSLGVAIASYIMLVNNYAEVGDRDRILIVIGATILTAVISYFLFPQEGDNPKDRGPY; from the coding sequence ATGAAAGGCGTTGTAATAATGAAATTTCATAAAGGGCGTTTAAAATATGTTTTACCCTTGTCACTCGGGGTGGCGATCGCATCATATATTATGCTAGTAAACAATTACGCTGAAGTAGGCGACCGTGATCGGATTTTAATAGTAATTGGAGCAACCATCTTAACGGCTGTTATTTCATATTTCTTATTTCCTCAAGAAGGGGACAACCCGAAAGATAGAGGCCCATACTGA
- a CDS encoding UvrB/UvrC motif-containing protein produces MICEHCKQRHANVTVTQVHNGQKVERHYCEVCATQFHPFQFDVNEEPASLQQLISNWFNFVPVNAKKESTTTNTASPKSCPSCGFTYRQFLKQGKFGCGQCYETFSEQLPQLLERLQAGTQHVGYMEEGPSKEKVEQQIQELRTTLQQAIAEERFEDAASIRDEIRELESKIKQEGEGNA; encoded by the coding sequence ATGATATGTGAGCATTGTAAACAGCGTCACGCTAATGTAACCGTTACTCAAGTTCACAATGGTCAAAAAGTCGAGCGTCATTACTGTGAAGTATGTGCCACTCAATTTCATCCATTTCAATTTGATGTAAATGAAGAGCCTGCATCTCTTCAGCAGCTTATTTCAAATTGGTTCAATTTTGTACCTGTGAATGCCAAGAAAGAAAGCACGACAACGAATACAGCCAGCCCAAAATCCTGTCCCTCCTGCGGTTTTACGTACCGACAGTTTTTAAAACAGGGCAAATTCGGATGCGGTCAATGTTATGAAACATTCAGCGAGCAATTACCACAGCTGCTTGAACGTCTTCAGGCAGGTACTCAGCATGTGGGGTACATGGAAGAAGGACCTTCAAAGGAAAAAGTAGAACAGCAAATCCAGGAGCTCCGAACAACCCTGCAGCAAGCAATTGCGGAAGAGCGATTTGAAGATGCAGCTTCCATACGTGATGAAATTAGGGAATTGGAAAGTAAAATAAAACAGGAAGGTGAGGGGAACGCATGA
- a CDS encoding DUF4870 domain-containing protein, with product MESKWSKIIIHASAFFAPFLVPILFFLISSEDEVKRTAIQALLFQIVFGILIAIAGVLSVVLIGLPFLLVFFAIFWIAPIIGIVKALSDQHWNYPIVGRWV from the coding sequence ATGGAATCAAAATGGTCAAAAATTATCATTCATGCCAGTGCATTCTTTGCGCCGTTCCTAGTACCGATTCTGTTTTTCTTAATAAGTTCTGAGGATGAAGTAAAGCGAACAGCAATCCAAGCATTGCTTTTCCAGATTGTATTCGGGATTTTAATAGCGATTGCAGGAGTTCTTTCTGTGGTGTTAATTGGTTTACCATTCCTGTTAGTATTTTTCGCTATTTTCTGGATTGCCCCGATCATCGGTATTGTAAAAGCATTATCAGATCAGCACTGGAATTATCCAATTGTCGGTCGCTGGGTATAA